A section of the Methanosarcina mazei S-6 genome encodes:
- a CDS encoding GltB/FmdC/FwdC-like GXGXG domain-containing protein encodes MKTVRIDARCMHYTPLNQKIRAAVADGAEEIILDNVLGQRFIGDGVRGNVRIIINGVPGGDLGMFMSGPTCIVNGNAEHAPGNTMDSGMLVIHGSAGDAVAHSMRGGKVFIRNNIGYRGGIHMKQYEMEARPVLVVGGTAHSFLGEYMAGGLVLVLGIGKEKAMTDRGIGSGIHGGEIIIRGEVDDYLLGVGAKKFKFTEEDLERISPIIKSFCEQFGYDPAEFLDTNYTRIGPASSRPFASKYVWE; translated from the coding sequence ATGAAGACAGTAAGAATTGATGCCAGGTGTATGCACTACACCCCCTTAAACCAAAAAATAAGGGCTGCAGTTGCAGACGGGGCAGAAGAGATCATCCTCGATAATGTGCTCGGCCAGCGCTTCATAGGCGACGGGGTAAGAGGCAATGTCCGCATCATAATCAACGGAGTTCCCGGAGGAGACCTCGGGATGTTCATGAGCGGGCCTACCTGCATAGTTAACGGAAACGCCGAACACGCCCCAGGGAATACAATGGACAGCGGCATGCTTGTTATCCATGGAAGCGCCGGGGATGCAGTCGCTCACAGCATGAGGGGCGGCAAGGTATTCATAAGGAACAATATCGGCTACCGTGGCGGCATCCATATGAAGCAGTATGAAATGGAAGCCAGACCCGTACTTGTCGTTGGAGGCACAGCCCATTCCTTCCTGGGAGAATACATGGCAGGAGGCCTTGTTCTTGTCCTCGGGATCGGCAAAGAGAAAGCCATGACAGACAGGGGCATAGGAAGCGGAATCCACGGTGGAGAAATTATCATCCGCGGAGAAGTGGATGATTACCTGCTCGGAGTCGGAGCCAAGAAATTCAAATTTACGGAAGAAGACCTTGAACGCATATCTCCGATAATAAAGAGTTTTTGTGAGCAGTTCGGGTATGACCCCGCGGAGTTCCTGGACACTAACTATACAAGGATCGGACCTGCAAGCAGCCGGCCTTTTGCAAGCAAATACGTCTGGGAGTGA
- a CDS encoding chymotrypsin family serine protease: MTTKNKFGIRILFLTMFLISTVFVPVASAETLSEGADDIEVAELGLITSEELNSIIKQIPPTDPHILEKMSENESALRTYGKVPEITTGTEVYKWFNTLDCIRVNLNENKEMKPYFYPAGPLVAYGTHADGYFWIIVDERYDIKNEDFDAIVDLINKQAIKLNIKDVPIIFSTGTPINITSASINQVSTSSVDPYLVYRRPITGGIALTIVNGGSGADGTIGFAAKRNSDNANGYVTTGHTSWFQTGLPSYQPIYGSGNQAGTVSKIGVNTDAAFIPYSNVTARIHTGGGNFVNVAGYYSGGISGMTLTKSGRASGSVTGQYIGVLTGQTIGGHYMDKIELMTTTCTSGDSGGPVYAYYNGNYKIVGIICGWTTVNQSIPATVYIPCGEVTSKLGVTPLTA, from the coding sequence ATGACAACAAAGAATAAATTTGGAATAAGAATATTGTTTTTGACAATGTTCTTAATAAGCACGGTTTTTGTACCGGTGGCGAGTGCCGAAACATTATCTGAAGGTGCTGATGATATAGAAGTTGCAGAGCTAGGACTAATTACATCAGAGGAGCTAAATTCGATAATCAAACAGATTCCTCCAACAGATCCCCATATCCTGGAAAAAATGAGTGAAAATGAGAGCGCTTTAAGAACGTACGGTAAAGTTCCTGAAATTACAACAGGTACTGAGGTTTATAAATGGTTTAATACTTTGGACTGTATCAGGGTTAACCTGAATGAGAACAAAGAAATGAAGCCGTACTTTTATCCTGCAGGCCCACTTGTAGCATACGGTACACATGCAGACGGTTATTTTTGGATTATTGTCGACGAAAGGTATGATATTAAAAACGAGGATTTTGATGCCATTGTCGATTTAATAAATAAACAAGCAATAAAACTAAACATTAAAGATGTGCCAATTATTTTTTCTACTGGCACTCCAATAAATATTACTTCTGCTTCCATTAATCAAGTTTCAACAAGTTCTGTAGACCCGTACCTTGTTTATCGTCGCCCTATTACAGGAGGGATAGCGCTTACTATAGTTAATGGGGGTTCTGGAGCTGACGGGACTATAGGATTTGCTGCTAAAAGAAATAGTGATAATGCCAATGGATATGTAACTACTGGACATACATCTTGGTTCCAAACGGGCTTACCATCATACCAGCCAATATACGGCTCTGGTAATCAGGCTGGGACGGTTTCAAAAATCGGCGTAAATACTGATGCAGCTTTTATACCATATAGTAATGTTACGGCTCGAATACATACTGGTGGAGGGAATTTTGTGAACGTAGCCGGTTACTATTCGGGTGGAATTTCAGGCATGACTCTTACAAAATCTGGAAGAGCAAGTGGATCTGTGACAGGACAATACATCGGAGTTTTGACAGGTCAGACCATTGGTGGGCACTACATGGATAAAATAGAGTTAATGACTACAACATGCACAAGTGGAGATAGCGGCGGACCTGTATATGCTTATTATAATGGGAATTATAAGATCGTTGGAATAATATGTGGATGGACGACAGTAAATCAATCTATACCAGCCACTGTTTATATTCCATGCGGGGAAGTAACGTCTAAGCTCGGTGTAACTCCTCTTACAGCATAA
- a CDS encoding M24 family metallopeptidase produces the protein MGSKTVTLNPGVALSDICNTIMRRLHNEFLHNFMGFSSCRVKFLGHAVGLLIDETPIIATGFEEPPQEGMVFALEPKKELKKSVW, from the coding sequence GTGGGATCGAAAACAGTGACGTTAAATCCCGGTGTTGCCCTCTCCGATATTTGCAATACCATAATGAGAAGGTTACATAACGAATTCCTGCACAATTTCATGGGGTTCAGTAGCTGTAGAGTGAAATTCCTCGGGCATGCCGTCGGCCTCTTGATCGATGAAACTCCCATAATCGCCACCGGGTTCGAGGAACCCCCTCAGGAAGGAATGGTATTTGCCCTCGAACCCAAAAAGGAATTGAAAAAATCGGTATGGTAG
- a CDS encoding winged helix-turn-helix transcriptional regulator, translated as MWKKILLFILVLNAVADTVSADTGGYIVGPCPPEEELEKLGDAIDMSGADRTLTFWEFPLSFKIAYIIGYLAIFVSVFKMAPVILGQMRNLNKRNKRKKIIDYVLKKPGCTPSEISKELKITRGCVRYHLKTLKIEEKLTLIKERKFTRAFQNSNAFTNNEKTIIAHLKGGTRKQILLNILENPGITNQEISEKLSLDKSTTHWHIKKLREDDIIISEAEWKFSKYIINPAVETDLLKWLKT; from the coding sequence ATGTGGAAAAAGATCTTACTTTTTATTCTTGTCCTGAATGCCGTCGCAGATACGGTGAGTGCAGATACCGGAGGATATATTGTTGGTCCCTGCCCACCTGAAGAAGAGCTAGAAAAATTGGGTGATGCTATTGATATGAGTGGGGCGGACAGGACTCTTACTTTCTGGGAGTTTCCACTATCATTCAAAATAGCTTACATAATAGGATACCTGGCCATTTTTGTTTCTGTTTTTAAAATGGCTCCGGTAATCCTTGGCCAGATGAGAAATCTAAATAAACGTAATAAGAGAAAGAAAATTATCGATTATGTACTGAAGAAGCCGGGATGTACCCCCTCCGAAATATCAAAAGAGCTGAAAATTACCCGGGGTTGCGTAAGGTATCATCTCAAGACACTTAAAATCGAAGAGAAGTTGACCTTAATTAAAGAAAGAAAGTTCACAAGAGCCTTTCAAAATTCCAATGCATTCACAAACAACGAAAAAACAATAATAGCACACCTCAAAGGCGGTACAAGAAAACAGATACTCCTTAATATTCTGGAAAATCCCGGGATTACAAATCAGGAAATCTCAGAAAAGCTGAGTTTAGACAAAAGTACTACTCACTGGCATATAAAAAAGTTACGGGAAGACGATATTATTATTTCCGAAGCAGAATGGAAGTTCTCAAAATATATTATAAACCCTGCTGTGGAAACAGATCTACTAAAATGGCTTAAAACATAA
- a CDS encoding glutamate synthase-related protein, translating into MTLGSVPPKFKVSIDRDQCMDCGRCIENCSYGVYRREGDKILIESRKCTACLRCVSMCPRDAISITEKPVDYRSHPVWTREAREDIINQARSGKIILSGMGNARDLPIIYDRLLLDACQVTNPSIDPLREPMELRTYIGKKPAKLKFRKTESGDVELDTKLAPNLKLDTPIMIGHMSFGAISLNSQLSMAKAVAETGTFMGTGEGGLHKDLYPYQNHMIVQVASGRFGVNIDYLERGAAIEIKIGQGAKPGIGGHLPGEKVNDEVSRTRMIPLGSDAISPAPHHDIYSIEDLVQLIRSLKEATEWKKPVFVKIAAVHNVAPIAAGIARSSADAVVIDGFRGGTGAAPKVFRDHVGIPIEAAIASVDQKLRDQGVRNEISIIASGGIRSSADLAKSIALGADAVYIGTAALVALGCRVCGNCYRNLCPWGIATQRPDLVSRLDPEAGAAQVSNLIHGWTLELSELMGAAGINSIESLRGNRDRLRGYMLDEGMLKILDVLPAGA; encoded by the coding sequence ATGACGCTCGGAAGTGTACCCCCAAAATTTAAGGTCAGCATTGACCGCGACCAGTGCATGGACTGCGGCCGGTGCATTGAAAACTGTTCCTACGGCGTATACAGGAGAGAAGGCGACAAAATCCTGATAGAATCAAGGAAGTGTACTGCCTGTCTCCGCTGTGTTTCCATGTGCCCCAGGGACGCAATAAGTATTACAGAAAAACCAGTTGACTACCGCAGCCACCCAGTCTGGACAAGGGAAGCCAGAGAAGATATAATCAATCAGGCACGCAGCGGGAAGATCATCCTTTCAGGGATGGGAAATGCCAGAGACCTTCCAATTATCTACGACCGCCTTCTGCTCGATGCCTGCCAGGTTACAAACCCGAGCATTGACCCCCTGAGAGAGCCAATGGAGCTCAGGACCTATATAGGAAAAAAGCCGGCAAAACTCAAATTCAGAAAAACCGAGAGCGGAGATGTCGAGCTGGACACAAAACTTGCTCCAAACCTCAAGCTTGATACCCCTATAATGATCGGACACATGAGCTTCGGGGCTATCAGCCTTAACTCCCAGCTCAGTATGGCAAAAGCCGTAGCAGAGACCGGTACTTTTATGGGGACAGGAGAAGGAGGCCTGCACAAGGATCTCTACCCCTACCAGAATCACATGATTGTCCAGGTAGCTTCAGGCCGTTTCGGAGTAAATATCGACTACCTGGAAAGAGGCGCTGCCATTGAGATCAAGATAGGGCAGGGAGCAAAGCCGGGTATAGGAGGGCACCTCCCCGGAGAAAAGGTAAACGATGAAGTTTCCAGAACCCGTATGATCCCACTTGGAAGCGATGCAATCAGCCCTGCTCCTCACCACGATATTTACAGTATCGAAGATCTCGTCCAGCTCATCAGAAGCCTGAAAGAAGCGACCGAATGGAAAAAGCCTGTCTTTGTAAAGATTGCAGCCGTGCACAATGTGGCTCCTATAGCTGCGGGCATTGCAAGGTCCTCAGCAGATGCAGTGGTCATTGACGGGTTCCGTGGCGGGACCGGGGCAGCCCCGAAAGTATTCAGGGACCATGTAGGAATCCCCATCGAAGCAGCAATTGCAAGCGTTGACCAGAAACTGAGGGACCAGGGTGTAAGGAACGAGATTTCCATCATCGCAAGCGGCGGTATAAGAAGCAGCGCTGACCTTGCCAAGTCAATAGCTCTCGGAGCAGATGCAGTCTATATAGGAACTGCCGCTCTTGTTGCTCTCGGATGCAGAGTATGTGGCAACTGTTACAGAAACCTCTGCCCATGGGGAATTGCTACCCAGCGCCCGGACCTTGTAAGCAGGCTTGACCCGGAAGCCGGAGCAGCACAGGTTTCAAACCTTATACACGGATGGACCCTGGAACTCAGCGAACTTATGGGTGCAGCAGGCATCAACAGTATAGAGAGCCTGCGCGGAAACAGGGACCGCCTGCGAGGATATATGCTGGATGAAGGAATGCTTAAAATCCTGGATGTACTGCCAGCGGGGGCCTGA
- a CDS encoding Coenzyme F420 hydrogenase/dehydrogenase, beta subunit C-terminal domain: protein MAEKKPISKSYLDLKSKVWDTGLCSGCGACIAVCPADALYFETGGDSTHPKSNNYCKAAVDDVPCGACYEVCPRLDEQPSSLLGDYLKITAGKAEFDIPRKQSGGAVTAILANALDTGLVDAVVTVTEDPWTLKPRSMVITRSEALIGQAGSRYNWWVPLVSSLKEAVINKKYRNIAVVGVPCVIQAVRKMLESDHQLVSPYKKSIRFVLGLFCTENFDYEKLVAGKLKSEYALEPMKVCRIDVKGKLEITLNDGTQYVIPLTELEDTVRPGCSVCTDFTALKSDISAGSVGSPDGYTTLIVRTLVGQHLLDSAVASGKLSLDGEVSLGIIEKLAKKKMARKPE, encoded by the coding sequence ATGGCAGAAAAGAAACCAATAAGCAAAAGTTACCTTGACCTGAAATCAAAAGTCTGGGACACAGGACTCTGCTCAGGCTGCGGAGCCTGCATTGCAGTCTGCCCTGCTGATGCCCTGTACTTCGAAACAGGCGGCGATTCCACACACCCGAAAAGCAACAATTACTGTAAAGCTGCTGTTGATGATGTGCCCTGTGGAGCCTGCTATGAAGTGTGCCCGAGGCTTGACGAACAACCTTCAAGCCTGCTAGGGGACTACCTGAAAATCACTGCCGGAAAAGCCGAGTTCGATATCCCGAGAAAACAGAGCGGAGGGGCCGTCACTGCAATCCTTGCAAATGCTCTCGACACCGGCCTCGTGGACGCCGTGGTTACGGTTACTGAAGACCCCTGGACTCTCAAGCCGCGCTCTATGGTAATTACCAGGAGTGAAGCCCTCATTGGCCAGGCAGGAAGCCGCTATAACTGGTGGGTCCCTCTTGTCTCTTCCCTCAAGGAAGCGGTTATAAACAAGAAGTACAGGAACATTGCAGTTGTCGGAGTGCCCTGCGTTATCCAGGCTGTCCGCAAGATGCTTGAGTCCGACCACCAGCTGGTCAGCCCCTACAAGAAGTCAATCCGCTTCGTACTCGGGCTCTTCTGTACCGAAAACTTCGACTACGAAAAACTCGTTGCTGGCAAGCTGAAAAGCGAGTATGCACTCGAGCCAATGAAAGTCTGCCGCATTGATGTTAAAGGCAAGCTCGAAATCACACTTAATGACGGGACCCAGTATGTGATTCCTCTTACCGAACTTGAGGACACGGTACGCCCGGGATGCAGTGTCTGTACGGACTTTACCGCTCTTAAGTCCGACATTTCTGCCGGTTCGGTAGGCAGTCCCGACGGTTACACAACCCTGATCGTCCGCACCCTTGTAGGGCAGCACCTCCTTGACAGCGCAGTTGCTAGTGGGAAGCTGAGTTTAGACGGCGAAGTCAGCCTTGGCATTATTGAGAAGCTTGCAAAGAAAAAGATGGCAAGAAAGCCGGAGTAA
- a CDS encoding DUF3160 domain-containing protein, producing the protein MVSLIPGSGCIDSSSEPVKEAKLDEVTDSQDTSSNTTVETAHEENFSEESKATLESEKKSSFFGYYSKRSLQFEADVPPYPLPLKASEIANYEDFSQKIPLTNDSRNLLYKNGFVVIESGAAGLFEAEPVRVNETYKDLKVADVPIFITSDSLLHLYNIQFDETLKRVEEKEFYNILWKLDKALLEASIEDYNRSIEDKASEEVIEASRRNVVYFAVALSLLEPKPEQIEEKPEISGKNFYSQDAKQYNVEIPSFVKTDVETELRLIEAQEGSVLSPIFNYDEDYSQYTPRGHYTSSEKLKNYFKAMMWHGRISMLLQPGMITAKELTTEDSVTEKSAAENSVAEKSEKETIIQTIQALLISDHLNRDRNLQAEWDIIYDVTAFYVGFSDDLGPYEYAKALDIVFGNNREGINFDNKNLTALKAELERYESPKIYSRTGAVIYAGSETENKTLEATKGFRFMGQRYTPDSYILQNLNPPALNIMDLLGSERAKEHLKNLDISENEEYKERHLSLENEFEAFDEEDWDKNLYWAQLYALKPLLVSYPEGYPTFMQTEAWEDKQLNTALASWTELRHDTILYAKQAYFVSAFYDLEEKPVQGYVEPVPEFYARMLALTKMAHSGLAEMEVLDEQSDKDFTTLESTLEKLLEISIKELENKELTDEEYEFIKSFEKNIAPMLENIDEDAQSSVVVADVYTDQEGRVLEEGTGKLDLLIVAYKQPDGRIVLGAGPVMSYYEFWQPSGERLTDEEWREMLENNPPGRPEWVESFKV; encoded by the coding sequence ATGGTGTCACTGATACCTGGGTCGGGCTGCATTGACAGTAGTAGCGAACCAGTCAAAGAAGCCAAACTGGATGAAGTAACAGACAGTCAGGACACTTCATCCAATACTACAGTAGAAACTGCTCATGAGGAAAACTTCTCGGAAGAAAGCAAAGCTACCCTTGAATCTGAAAAAAAAAGCTCTTTTTTCGGATATTATAGTAAAAGAAGCCTACAGTTTGAGGCAGATGTTCCTCCTTATCCTTTGCCTCTAAAAGCTTCCGAAATTGCAAATTATGAAGATTTCTCCCAGAAAATTCCCCTGACAAACGACAGCAGGAATTTACTGTACAAAAATGGATTCGTTGTAATTGAAAGTGGGGCAGCCGGCCTGTTTGAAGCAGAGCCAGTGAGAGTAAACGAAACTTACAAGGATCTGAAAGTGGCTGACGTTCCTATCTTTATTACATCGGATTCTCTTCTTCACCTTTATAATATTCAGTTTGATGAAACTTTAAAACGAGTCGAAGAAAAGGAGTTTTACAACATCCTTTGGAAACTTGATAAAGCCCTCCTTGAAGCCTCCATCGAGGATTATAATAGGTCGATAGAGGATAAAGCTTCTGAAGAAGTAATAGAAGCTTCAAGAAGAAATGTTGTCTACTTTGCTGTGGCTTTGAGCCTACTTGAACCAAAACCCGAGCAGATAGAAGAAAAACCGGAAATTTCAGGGAAGAATTTCTATTCTCAGGACGCGAAACAATACAATGTCGAAATCCCTTCATTTGTAAAAACTGATGTAGAGACTGAACTACGCCTGATAGAGGCTCAAGAAGGTTCTGTACTTTCTCCGATTTTCAATTATGACGAAGATTACTCTCAGTACACCCCACGGGGACACTATACATCTTCTGAAAAATTGAAGAACTACTTTAAGGCTATGATGTGGCATGGTAGAATAAGTATGCTACTTCAACCGGGCATGATTACTGCAAAAGAATTAACGACAGAAGATTCGGTTACAGAAAAATCAGCTGCGGAAAACTCAGTTGCGGAAAAATCTGAAAAGGAAACGATAATTCAGACCATACAGGCTCTTTTAATTTCTGACCACCTTAACAGGGATAGAAACCTTCAGGCCGAATGGGACATAATTTACGACGTGACGGCTTTCTATGTCGGTTTTTCCGACGACCTCGGGCCCTACGAATATGCAAAAGCTCTGGATATTGTTTTTGGGAATAATAGGGAAGGAATAAATTTCGATAACAAAAACCTTACGGCGTTGAAAGCGGAACTGGAAAGATACGAAAGCCCAAAAATCTACAGCAGAACAGGAGCAGTAATTTATGCAGGCTCCGAAACTGAAAACAAAACTCTTGAGGCAACAAAAGGATTCAGGTTCATGGGTCAGCGATACACGCCAGATTCCTATATCCTCCAGAATCTCAATCCTCCTGCCCTGAATATCATGGATCTCCTTGGTTCTGAACGAGCGAAGGAACACCTGAAAAACCTAGATATTTCTGAAAATGAAGAATACAAAGAACGTCACCTGTCTCTGGAAAATGAATTTGAAGCTTTTGATGAAGAGGACTGGGATAAAAACCTTTACTGGGCTCAACTATATGCCTTAAAGCCTCTCCTTGTAAGTTATCCAGAGGGTTATCCTACCTTCATGCAAACCGAAGCCTGGGAAGATAAGCAGCTTAACACGGCCCTCGCTTCTTGGACCGAGCTTAGGCATGATACTATCCTCTATGCAAAGCAGGCTTACTTTGTAAGTGCGTTCTATGATCTGGAAGAAAAACCTGTTCAGGGATACGTGGAACCAGTGCCTGAATTCTATGCAAGGATGCTTGCTCTTACAAAAATGGCGCATAGTGGGCTGGCTGAAATGGAAGTACTTGACGAACAGTCGGATAAAGACTTTACAACTCTTGAAAGCACCCTTGAAAAACTGCTGGAAATCTCGATTAAAGAGCTTGAAAATAAAGAGCTGACAGATGAAGAATATGAGTTCATCAAAAGTTTCGAAAAAAATATAGCTCCAATGCTTGAGAACATAGATGAGGACGCTCAGAGCTCTGTTGTGGTTGCGGATGTTTATACAGATCAGGAAGGGAGAGTTTTGGAAGAAGGAACCGGAAAACTGGACCTTCTAATTGTAGCCTACAAACAGCCTGATGGCAGGATTGTGCTAGGGGCAGGCCCTGTAATGAGTTATTACGAATTCTGGCAGCCCTCGGGAGAAAGGTTAACGGATGAAGAATGGAGAGAAATGCTAGAAAATAATCCTCCCGGAAGACCGGAATGGGTCGAGTCTTTTAAGGTGTAA
- a CDS encoding phospholipase C/P1 nuclease family protein has translation MIAKKLGIGSLFLAMFLVCMAFVPAVSAETLTEDAADTAVEKIKSPVPEPEPTTVPDTMPESPYRYLLEADNEEQEILFSYIENCYVSDEEKKEMKKAMKDIWKRGPDQITEQDNLMLDKVAKSTAEYLNDKYGNVGIKWSGPNMHGDIIHIACIKWGVSTSNAQTANNSAPVPDTWNSGFWQSYNHYYDPVLNTGYAPTNCANRANIAKDYYNSGQYTSAYQHLGYSSHYMADLGNPMHTGKESEQYLNQWVHTSYESYVANNWNTGYNYKNVVQNTGTYYSITNPEQSAKNLASATRSDLNALYDAVFYYPDTFGSDSDVIEITQRVLGKTAKYNMGLVKYVRG, from the coding sequence ATGATAGCAAAGAAATTAGGAATAGGATCATTGTTTTTGGCAATGTTTCTAGTGTGTATGGCGTTTGTGCCAGCAGTAAGTGCTGAAACACTAACTGAAGATGCCGCTGATACTGCTGTTGAAAAAATTAAATCTCCAGTCCCAGAACCAGAGCCGACTACGGTGCCTGATACAATGCCTGAATCGCCTTATCGGTACCTATTGGAAGCAGATAATGAAGAGCAGGAAATTTTGTTCAGTTATATTGAAAATTGCTATGTCTCTGATGAAGAAAAGAAAGAAATGAAAAAAGCAATGAAAGATATCTGGAAAAGAGGTCCTGATCAAATAACTGAGCAAGATAACCTAATGCTTGATAAAGTTGCTAAGTCAACTGCCGAATATCTTAATGATAAATATGGCAATGTTGGAATTAAATGGTCTGGGCCTAATATGCATGGAGACATTATACATATTGCGTGCATAAAATGGGGTGTCAGTACATCTAATGCACAGACTGCAAACAACTCTGCTCCTGTTCCAGATACTTGGAATAGTGGATTCTGGCAGTCATATAATCATTACTATGACCCTGTTCTTAATACCGGCTATGCTCCCACTAATTGCGCGAATCGTGCAAATATTGCTAAAGATTACTATAACAGCGGTCAATATACTAGTGCATATCAACATCTTGGATATTCAAGCCATTACATGGCTGATCTAGGAAACCCTATGCATACAGGTAAGGAATCTGAACAGTATCTAAATCAATGGGTTCACACTTCCTATGAGTCGTATGTAGCCAATAACTGGAATACAGGATATAACTATAAAAATGTAGTACAAAACACTGGTACTTACTACTCAATAACCAATCCTGAACAATCTGCCAAAAATTTAGCAAGTGCGACCCGCTCCGATTTGAATGCTTTATACGACGCGGTTTTCTATTATCCAGATACTTTTGGATCCGATTCTGACGTAATCGAAATCACACAAAGAGTTCTGGGGAAGACAGCAAAGTACAATATGGGGCTTGTAAAGTATGTGAGAGGGTAA
- a CDS encoding M12 family metallo-peptidase, translating to MSRNKIMINMLLLTMLVGIALIPAVSAATNNENSDIMNNIDFDKTSLKFNEILDNFETVTTNTTAFLNDIPDGQVTLKISGQKFQLDLQEIDIVSDDAIIITENGSRMPAPKISTYKGTVVGKENSSVLLTVADDVIIGQINVGDKSYFIEQTPITYNEKIVHVVYSSDAIKDRKILVYNTDGDDVKAAQEGLSTSSLDPAQISTLLLSLPVVDIMACYDEEFDLEFSNPNAEMQNILAGVESIFSLANVDLNIKSYTYYSTIPNDEACEVLSDFASIAANDRDSTNSDLAFLFTGKEMTGSDIGCARVFNGNSGQAYAVGQMVSAGYINSYQATSLQKIILTAHELGHNFGATHDEAYSWDSGLSHYYTVMWTPFMGSIFPNYMQDEFSNLNDHGDSSHNNILYIVANKNTIAGFQ from the coding sequence ATGAGTAGAAACAAAATTATGATAAATATGCTTCTTTTGACAATGCTGGTTGGTATAGCGTTGATACCGGCAGTAAGTGCAGCTACAAATAATGAAAATTCAGATATTATGAATAATATTGATTTTGACAAAACATCTCTTAAATTCAATGAGATACTAGATAATTTTGAAACTGTTACTACAAATACTACAGCTTTTCTTAATGATATTCCTGATGGTCAGGTCACACTAAAAATATCAGGACAAAAATTCCAGCTTGACCTTCAAGAAATAGATATAGTAAGTGATGATGCAATAATTATAACAGAAAATGGATCAAGGATGCCTGCTCCTAAAATTTCTACATATAAAGGAACAGTTGTTGGTAAAGAAAATAGTAGTGTTCTATTAACAGTAGCAGATGATGTAATTATAGGACAAATAAACGTTGGCGATAAAAGTTATTTTATTGAACAGACCCCTATAACATACAATGAAAAAATTGTTCATGTCGTTTATTCATCAGATGCTATTAAGGATAGAAAAATTTTGGTGTATAATACTGACGGAGATGATGTAAAAGCGGCTCAAGAGGGTTTGTCCACTTCTTCGTTGGATCCGGCACAAATTTCAACCTTGTTACTTTCCTTACCTGTTGTGGATATTATGGCGTGCTATGATGAAGAATTTGACTTAGAGTTTTCCAATCCTAATGCTGAGATGCAGAATATATTGGCTGGTGTCGAATCTATATTTTCACTAGCTAATGTAGATTTAAACATAAAATCATACACATATTATAGTACAATTCCTAATGATGAAGCCTGTGAAGTGCTATCCGATTTCGCTAGTATTGCTGCAAATGATAGAGATAGCACAAACAGTGATTTAGCTTTTTTATTCACTGGAAAAGAGATGACCGGCAGCGATATTGGTTGTGCGCGTGTATTTAATGGTAATTCGGGTCAAGCATATGCAGTAGGACAGATGGTGTCAGCAGGATATATAAACAGTTATCAAGCAACCTCTTTACAAAAAATAATTCTTACAGCGCATGAACTTGGACATAATTTTGGTGCAACTCACGATGAAGCATATAGCTGGGATAGTGGTTTATCTCACTATTACACCGTCATGTGGACTCCTTTCATGGGCTCGATTTTCCCTAACTACATGCAAGACGAATTCTCTAACTTAAATGACCATGGAGATTCTAGTCATAACAATATATTGTACATCGTGGCGAATAAAAATACAATTGCAGGATTCCAATAA